The following proteins are co-located in the Paenibacillus sp. FSL H8-0079 genome:
- the mmuM gene encoding homocysteine S-methyltransferase: MTQAQQTNPIEQILREHSVMILDGALATELEQHGCDLDDPLWSARVLIENPDVIVQVHADYFRAGADCAITSSYQATVDGFRKRGIGEQAALELIRKTVELAAQARDDVWAEVQSDLVGRESSTGQLVEAPSVRSQNVEHEEHITDRTVDREGDCFRPRPIIAGSVGPYGAYLADGSEYVGHYGVSDETLVAFHRPRMAALIEAGADILAFETIPSLQEAQVLVDLLKEFPHAYAWLSFSLKNGTSISEGTPLEVCAQTFGSEPQIVAIGLNCAPMEVVTEAVGILSRASDKPVIVYPNSGEVYDAATKTWSGQGTCGSMSDASEQWVAAGAKIIGGCCRTTPHQIGALAKKWRK, encoded by the coding sequence ATGACGCAAGCACAACAGACTAATCCCATAGAACAGATCCTACGTGAACACTCAGTCATGATTCTGGATGGAGCGCTGGCGACCGAACTTGAACAGCATGGATGTGATCTGGATGATCCGCTCTGGTCTGCCCGTGTGTTAATTGAGAATCCAGATGTCATCGTTCAGGTCCATGCGGATTATTTTCGAGCAGGAGCCGACTGTGCGATTACATCCAGTTATCAGGCGACGGTGGATGGTTTCCGCAAGAGAGGGATTGGTGAACAGGCAGCACTGGAGCTGATCCGCAAGACGGTGGAGCTGGCTGCACAGGCGAGAGATGACGTGTGGGCAGAAGTGCAGAGTGATTTAGTAGGAAGAGAAAGTTCGACAGGTCAGCTTGTAGAAGCTCCTTCGGTACGTTCCCAGAACGTGGAGCACGAGGAGCATATAACAGATCGTACAGTAGATCGCGAAGGAGATTGTTTTCGTCCACGTCCAATTATTGCCGGGTCCGTTGGGCCATATGGCGCCTATCTGGCGGATGGTTCAGAGTATGTGGGACATTACGGCGTGTCGGATGAGACACTTGTTGCATTTCACCGTCCGCGTATGGCGGCGTTGATTGAAGCGGGGGCTGACATTTTGGCTTTTGAGACCATTCCTTCGTTGCAGGAAGCACAGGTGCTGGTTGATCTACTGAAGGAGTTTCCTCATGCGTATGCTTGGCTATCTTTTTCTTTAAAAAACGGGACAAGCATCAGCGAGGGTACACCACTTGAGGTATGTGCACAGACGTTTGGCTCCGAGCCGCAGATTGTGGCGATTGGCCTGAACTGTGCTCCGATGGAAGTGGTGACGGAAGCCGTAGGTATTCTCAGCCGTGCCAGTGACAAACCTGTTATTGTGTATCCGAACTCGGGAGAAGTGTACGATGCAGCAACGAAGACGTGGAGCGGACAGGGTACTTGTGGCAGCATGAGTGATGCTTCGGAGCAGTGGGTTGCTGCGGGCGCGAAAATTATTGGCGGCTGCTGCCGAACAACGCCACATCAGATTGGTGCACTTGCGAAGAAATGGCGGAAGTAG
- the mmuP gene encoding S-methylmethionine permease: MENNNDKGHFQRKMQARHVVMLSLGGVIGTGLFLSSGYTIQQAGPMGTILSYLIGAIVVYLVMLCLGELSVHMPETGAFHSYAAKYIGPATGYTVAWLYWLTWTVALGSEFTAAGLLMQRWFPSVNVWIWSALFALMIFLFNALTVKLFAESEFWFSSVKVVTIVVFIMIGGAAMFGFIPMADAEPAPFLSNITASGWFPHGATAILMTMLAVNFAFSGTELIGIAAGETENPEKTIPKAIHTTLWRLVIFFIGTIVILSALLPMSDASVLESPFVAVMERVGVPYAADIMNFVILTAILSAANSGLYASSRMLWSLADKKTISPWFAKLTKQGVPLNALLISMVGGALALLSSVIAPGTVYITLVSISGLAVVAVWMSISASQYMFRRQYIREGHAVKDLVYRTPLYPAVPIISFILCLASCIGIAFDPTQRIALYCGVPFIAVCYAAYYLTERANKKRGQLHDASTTD; the protein is encoded by the coding sequence ATGGAGAACAACAACGACAAAGGGCATTTTCAGCGGAAAATGCAGGCACGGCACGTAGTCATGCTCTCTCTCGGTGGAGTGATTGGAACGGGTTTATTCCTCAGCTCGGGTTACACGATTCAACAGGCGGGACCAATGGGAACCATTTTGTCTTATCTGATCGGAGCGATCGTTGTATATCTGGTGATGCTCTGTCTTGGTGAACTATCTGTTCACATGCCAGAAACAGGAGCGTTTCATAGTTATGCAGCCAAATATATCGGTCCAGCAACAGGCTACACGGTGGCTTGGTTGTATTGGTTAACCTGGACTGTTGCGCTTGGCTCCGAATTTACAGCCGCGGGACTGTTGATGCAGCGATGGTTTCCATCGGTAAATGTTTGGATATGGAGTGCGCTCTTTGCACTAATGATTTTCCTGTTCAATGCCTTAACGGTGAAATTATTTGCGGAATCCGAGTTCTGGTTCTCATCTGTCAAAGTAGTGACTATCGTAGTCTTTATTATGATCGGTGGCGCAGCCATGTTCGGATTCATTCCGATGGCGGATGCTGAACCGGCTCCGTTTCTATCAAATATTACCGCATCCGGGTGGTTCCCTCATGGAGCTACAGCGATACTGATGACTATGCTTGCTGTAAACTTTGCATTCTCCGGTACCGAATTAATCGGCATTGCCGCCGGGGAGACGGAGAATCCGGAGAAGACGATACCGAAAGCGATTCATACAACGCTGTGGCGTTTGGTTATTTTCTTCATCGGAACGATTGTTATCTTGTCTGCCTTGCTACCTATGTCGGATGCCAGTGTACTGGAAAGTCCGTTTGTAGCCGTAATGGAGCGAGTGGGAGTCCCCTATGCAGCAGACATTATGAACTTTGTTATTCTGACGGCGATTCTCTCTGCTGCCAATTCAGGCCTGTATGCTTCGTCGCGGATGCTCTGGTCTCTGGCTGACAAAAAAACGATCTCCCCGTGGTTTGCCAAATTGACCAAACAGGGTGTGCCATTGAATGCACTTCTAATCAGTATGGTTGGTGGTGCGCTGGCTTTGCTGTCCAGTGTCATTGCGCCAGGTACCGTGTATATTACACTGGTTTCCATTTCAGGTCTGGCTGTCGTTGCGGTATGGATGAGCATCAGCGCTTCCCAGTACATGTTCCGCAGACAGTATATCCGGGAAGGACATGCGGTCAAAGATTTGGTCTACCGCACACCGCTGTACCCGGCTGTACCAATTATTTCATTTATATTATGTCTGGCTTCATGCATAGGTATTGCTTTTGACCCGACACAGCGAATTGCACTGTATTGTGGGGTTCCATTTATCGCAGTGTGTTACGCCGCTTATTATCTGACAGAACGTGCGAACAAGAAAAGAGGACAATTACATGACGCAAGCACAACAGACTAA
- a CDS encoding Ger(x)C family spore germination protein, translating into MIPFRMLLRVVSALCILLTLSGCWSSREVEDLSLYVGLGIDVGKETQFEKDIAAQGGTYPKKNYVTATVQIAPGFSNSQSSQQSGSPSSGKTSYSNEQLSGDSLLQIFRQFALRRDRPLIGHHLKVIVISKDIAKKYGLDQLLDFVLRDNDIRPNCLVLISHHRAVDVLSSQDPSRIPAFYLTGITNNSYLSNKVLEPVLLSKLDAQMQSGSSFLLQNVLNSDGEDKFSGGSIFDGKTTKFLGELSQTDLEGLSWLKPKEQGGVLKTHNKQGFTVVYEIKKKKVKIIPKVVGNDISFDVKIESQGWLMEDWRAPEEEEKGAYLRELEKEFSDLAEQQIRQVLYKIQHTYKADVADFRDSLRIKEPKTWKKIKDDWDQIFSTVPITYDVKITITNPGSSTE; encoded by the coding sequence ATGATTCCATTCCGTATGCTCTTACGTGTAGTATCTGCCTTGTGCATTCTGTTGACGCTATCTGGATGCTGGAGCAGCCGGGAGGTAGAGGATTTAAGTCTCTATGTTGGTCTTGGAATCGATGTCGGCAAAGAGACACAATTTGAGAAAGACATCGCTGCTCAGGGAGGTACATATCCAAAGAAGAACTATGTGACCGCTACGGTGCAGATCGCTCCAGGTTTCTCCAACAGTCAATCGAGCCAGCAATCCGGTTCGCCTTCTTCCGGCAAAACATCCTATTCCAATGAACAACTTTCTGGAGATTCTTTGCTGCAAATCTTCCGTCAGTTTGCGTTAAGGCGGGATCGGCCTCTCATCGGACATCATCTGAAGGTGATCGTCATCTCCAAGGATATTGCCAAAAAATATGGTTTGGACCAACTGCTTGATTTTGTCCTTCGAGATAATGATATACGTCCCAACTGTCTCGTACTGATAAGTCATCATCGTGCGGTAGATGTGCTATCTTCGCAGGACCCTTCTCGAATTCCAGCTTTCTATCTAACAGGGATCACGAACAATTCGTATCTATCCAACAAAGTCCTGGAACCAGTGTTGTTATCCAAGCTAGACGCCCAAATGCAGTCCGGTTCCAGCTTCCTGCTCCAGAATGTATTGAATTCGGATGGAGAGGACAAGTTCTCCGGAGGCAGCATATTCGATGGGAAAACGACCAAATTCCTCGGAGAACTTAGTCAAACGGATCTGGAAGGTTTATCGTGGCTCAAGCCCAAAGAACAAGGAGGGGTCTTGAAGACACACAACAAACAGGGATTCACCGTTGTATATGAAATAAAGAAGAAAAAAGTGAAAATCATTCCCAAAGTGGTTGGCAATGATATTTCATTCGATGTGAAGATTGAATCCCAAGGCTGGCTGATGGAGGACTGGCGTGCTCCCGAGGAAGAGGAAAAAGGTGCTTACCTCAGAGAGTTGGAAAAGGAATTTTCTGATCTGGCCGAACAACAGATTCGACAGGTGTTATACAAAATTCAGCATACCTATAAAGCTGATGTGGCGGATTTTCGAGATAGCTTGCGTATCAAAGAACCAAAAACATGGAAGAAAATCAAAGATGATTGGGACCAAATCTTTAGCACTGTACCGATTACGTATGATGTAAAGATCACGATTACCAATCCGGGCTCTTCCACCGAATAG
- a CDS encoding spore germination protein — protein MSDSQGKLTTTQAVVIIVNYMLGAGILTLPRTTSKAVGTPDVWISIILSGLIITGIGIIMVTLCRRFPGKTVFQFTREITGSWIAYILGGAMIMYFMVIAAFEIRVMADVTGMYLLERTPTWPIVMVFMWIGIYMISGGLGVIVRVFEIILPITIIIFVIEILLSNQLFEIGNLRPVLGDGIMPVFKGLKPSLLSYTGYEVMLIMTAYMKNPKKSNKAMSWGILVSTIIYLITVVMVIGSLSLDGIKTRTWPTLDLVRSFEIQGLIFERFESLLLVIWIMQIFSTTAITHYCASVGIRDLFRTKKIKGIMYGLLPVIYVTAMMPKTVDDTFALGDMLGNASVLLFAILPLILLLLSLVRKKGGKHA, from the coding sequence GTGAGTGACTCCCAAGGAAAGCTAACCACGACGCAGGCCGTTGTAATTATTGTCAATTACATGCTCGGTGCCGGGATATTGACGTTACCTCGAACGACCAGCAAGGCTGTCGGAACACCAGATGTCTGGATTTCCATCATCCTGTCTGGACTGATTATTACTGGTATCGGAATCATTATGGTTACCCTGTGTCGCAGATTTCCGGGGAAAACCGTGTTCCAGTTCACCCGTGAAATTACGGGGAGCTGGATCGCTTACATACTGGGCGGTGCCATGATTATGTATTTCATGGTCATTGCCGCTTTCGAAATAAGAGTCATGGCTGATGTGACAGGAATGTATCTACTCGAACGCACCCCCACTTGGCCGATTGTGATGGTCTTCATGTGGATCGGTATATATATGATCTCAGGTGGACTTGGTGTCATTGTTCGTGTGTTTGAGATCATTCTGCCGATTACGATCATCATATTTGTCATTGAAATTCTACTTAGTAACCAGCTATTCGAGATTGGTAATCTGAGACCTGTGCTCGGAGATGGGATTATGCCTGTTTTCAAAGGACTGAAGCCTTCACTACTGTCATATACGGGATATGAGGTGATGTTAATCATGACTGCCTATATGAAAAATCCGAAGAAGAGCAATAAGGCGATGAGCTGGGGGATACTCGTATCCACCATTATTTATTTGATCACGGTTGTGATGGTTATAGGCAGTTTATCGCTCGATGGGATCAAAACTCGTACCTGGCCAACGCTGGATTTGGTAAGAAGCTTCGAGATTCAAGGTCTGATATTTGAGCGATTTGAGTCTTTGTTGCTTGTTATCTGGATTATGCAAATTTTTTCGACAACAGCGATTACACATTACTGCGCTTCGGTGGGCATTCGTGACTTGTTTCGCACCAAAAAAATCAAAGGTATTATGTATGGTCTGCTTCCGGTCATTTATGTGACAGCAATGATGCCTAAAACGGTGGATGATACCTTTGCACTGGGGGATATGCTGGGCAATGCATCCGTGTTGTTATTTGCCATCTTACCTCTGATACTGTTGTTGTTAAGTCTGGTTCGTAAAAAAGGAGGCAAGCATGCATGA
- a CDS encoding spore germination protein, whose protein sequence is MWSTIVSYVPESPIWIQAFLVFIIPIGITLTMRWINAAIKRGSFSRSKQPSISSKDISPAAAGQGQGTETGNYANIKLTEKYNTNLTSVKESFGLNSDVHIREFTIRGTNTRAAVIYTEGLVDQDLVDDHLITPLMLEGIPLLKQEGFLHPDNAHLLSAYLQNQLLPVSLVEETKSLQELAVGVLFGKNALLVDGLPGALLIGAHKIKTRGMNEPLSEGLLRGPRIGFTEQLSDNTGILRRYGTDQSLFIRKYEVGSRIKKDLAIAYIQDIADPNLVAEVCKRIEEMDMDSMLESGYVEQLIEDSTLSPFQQVLNTERPDRVIGALLEGRVAILLDGTPFVLVVPVTFSMLLQSPEDYYERWIPGTFLRMLRFMAAMLALLAPALYISFISFHPGLIPTKLVLTIIETRTGVPFPSIIEVLIMELSIEILREAGIRLPKPIAPAMGIVGGLIIGQAAVQAGIISQFLVIVVAVTAISSFTIPVYSAGLTLRILRFAAMFSAAILGLYGVVMFFLLVCTHLARLSSFGVPYVAPAVPYHMNEWKDFVIRAPLNMMRLRPKMTNPIDKDRKK, encoded by the coding sequence ATGTGGTCAACAATTGTGTCCTACGTGCCGGAAAGTCCCATATGGATTCAGGCATTCTTGGTCTTTATCATTCCGATTGGCATTACCTTGACCATGCGCTGGATCAATGCTGCCATTAAGCGTGGAAGCTTCTCTCGTTCGAAGCAACCGTCCATATCCTCGAAGGATATCTCGCCAGCAGCCGCAGGGCAGGGTCAGGGAACCGAAACAGGTAACTATGCCAATATTAAATTAACTGAAAAGTACAATACAAATCTGACTAGTGTAAAAGAAAGCTTTGGACTCAATTCAGATGTGCATATTCGGGAATTTACCATTAGGGGTACGAATACACGGGCTGCGGTCATATATACCGAAGGCCTGGTAGATCAGGACTTAGTTGATGATCATTTAATTACACCATTGATGTTAGAAGGCATTCCTCTGCTTAAGCAGGAGGGTTTCCTTCATCCGGACAACGCACATTTACTGTCGGCATACCTGCAAAATCAATTGCTTCCAGTCAGTTTGGTTGAGGAAACCAAGTCTCTCCAAGAGCTCGCAGTTGGCGTGCTTTTTGGTAAAAATGCACTGTTAGTTGATGGTTTGCCAGGTGCTTTATTAATTGGAGCACATAAGATCAAAACACGAGGTATGAATGAACCCTTGTCAGAGGGATTGCTTCGTGGACCACGTATTGGTTTTACAGAGCAATTAAGCGATAACACAGGCATTCTGCGTCGTTATGGTACGGATCAGAGTCTTTTTATTCGAAAGTATGAAGTAGGTTCGCGGATCAAAAAAGATTTGGCGATAGCCTATATTCAGGATATTGCCGATCCCAATCTCGTGGCTGAAGTCTGCAAACGAATTGAAGAGATGGACATGGATTCGATGCTGGAATCTGGATATGTGGAACAACTCATTGAAGACAGTACCCTGAGTCCTTTTCAGCAGGTACTGAATACGGAAAGACCTGACCGGGTCATTGGCGCTTTGCTGGAAGGTCGGGTGGCTATTTTATTGGATGGAACGCCATTTGTGCTGGTTGTACCCGTGACCTTCAGCATGTTGCTACAATCTCCCGAAGATTACTATGAACGCTGGATTCCTGGAACCTTTTTGCGAATGTTGCGTTTTATGGCCGCCATGTTGGCATTGCTTGCTCCTGCACTGTATATCTCGTTTATCTCGTTTCATCCGGGACTTATCCCGACCAAGCTGGTATTGACGATTATTGAAACGCGCACGGGAGTACCGTTTCCTTCGATCATTGAAGTACTGATCATGGAACTTTCGATTGAGATTCTGAGGGAGGCCGGAATCCGGTTGCCTAAACCGATTGCGCCCGCGATGGGGATCGTCGGAGGTTTGATTATCGGCCAAGCAGCGGTACAGGCGGGTATCATAAGCCAATTTTTGGTTATTGTCGTTGCGGTTACAGCCATCTCCTCCTTTACGATTCCTGTCTATAGTGCAGGGTTAACGTTGCGGATTCTGCGATTTGCCGCCATGTTTAGTGCAGCTATACTCGGACTGTATGGCGTAGTTATGTTCTTCCTGCTTGTGTGTACACATCTGGCACGACTTTCGAGCTTTGGCGTGCCATATGTTGCCCCAGCAGTTCCTTATCACATGAATGAATGGAAGGATTTCGTTATCCGTGCTCCGTTAAATATGATGAGGTTGCGTCCCAAGATGACAAATCCGATAGATAAGGATCGAAAAAAATAA
- a CDS encoding methyl-accepting chemotaxis protein, translating to MPILDMEKKDVVTDALVIKAMEKSLAIIRFDLDRRVTYVNEVFAQTMGYSVDEMYGMKHQQLCFDHFVNTPNYDAFWNSIFNGVSFQDKVERKDAKGNSVWLEATYMPVFDEKNQKILGVSKIATNITNRQNNISAVVNELKSMSHELNGQADVGIERSQELMSSISYISEVSASNRATLTHLQEQAGSIQGVVRTIREISSQTQLLALNAAIEAAHAGEFGRGFDIVAKEVKKLSAMVESSINEIRDSVTGITKEIGNITGGTKKVEQYVEQSQKRIEIALNDFTAIAASAHLLDAKAEHVTRIV from the coding sequence GTGCCTATATTAGATATGGAAAAGAAAGATGTTGTCACCGATGCACTGGTTATCAAGGCGATGGAGAAAAGTCTGGCTATCATTCGATTCGATCTGGATCGACGGGTAACGTATGTGAATGAAGTCTTTGCCCAGACGATGGGATATTCCGTAGATGAGATGTATGGCATGAAGCATCAGCAGTTATGCTTCGACCATTTTGTGAACACCCCGAACTATGACGCTTTTTGGAATAGCATATTTAATGGTGTTAGCTTCCAGGACAAGGTCGAACGCAAGGATGCAAAGGGAAATTCAGTATGGCTTGAGGCGACCTATATGCCGGTCTTTGATGAGAAGAATCAAAAAATACTGGGTGTCTCCAAAATCGCCACTAACATTACCAATCGTCAGAACAATATCTCAGCCGTGGTGAATGAATTGAAAAGCATGTCCCATGAGCTAAATGGGCAGGCAGATGTAGGGATTGAACGCAGCCAGGAATTAATGTCCAGCATCTCCTATATCTCAGAGGTGTCAGCTTCTAACCGTGCAACGTTGACTCATTTGCAGGAACAGGCTGGGTCGATTCAGGGAGTGGTTCGAACGATACGCGAGATTTCATCACAGACGCAGCTGCTTGCGTTAAATGCTGCCATTGAGGCTGCACATGCAGGAGAATTCGGACGAGGATTCGATATCGTGGCCAAGGAAGTAAAGAAACTGTCCGCAATGGTGGAAAGTTCGATTAATGAGATTAGAGATAGTGTGACTGGAATAACGAAGGAGATTGGGAATATCACAGGCGGTACAAAAAAGGTAGAGCAATATGTCGAGCAGAGCCAGAAGCGGATTGAGATCGCTTTGAATGATTTTACGGCCATTGCTGCCTCAGCTCACTTGCTGGATGCCAAAGCAGAGCATGTGACCAGAATCGTATAA
- a CDS encoding EAL domain-containing protein, whose protein sequence is MEHTLEHSIQHGMGSHDNVLVLISYLIAVAASYNVLDLTSRINKASGRSRWLWLCFGAIVMGMGIWSMHFVGMMAMSLPFPVSYDLIIVLISVAVAIVASLVALLVVSRQRLSLLQLLGGACLFALGIVLMHYIGMYAMQVEIRYDAMYVVLSVVIACAASITALWLSLYFLKSGTRHDVWKKVGSALIMGGAIAGMHYTGMMAVHIESDMPPNTVISSLNMLLDQKRLAYFISMGTLFTLGLSLVSLYISRLFSKQESEKKENEKWYRSLYEHNQDGIISIDLHMRIVGINPAAARIGGIKEKQLKDQSVSALLTMIVEEDRERIRHMFGRATDGEEMKYETVIYSTNQERVELGVVLAPVIVDKQVVGNYIIMKDITDEKRVKVRNYHLAFHDELTGLPNRRMFNQRLSETMESHRYEQKQFAVMVLDLDRFKVINDSLGHIYGDLFLQEMSRRIKDELNGEDVTVARMGGDEFAILVHQYTNLGDITRLAERIIQAIAKPCYLKESEFYVTGSIGIAVFPDHGQDAVELLQHADTAMYEVKKNGKNGYQFFSAALHHELRERMILENDLRKALDRGEFVLHYQPQIQTSEVSMIGVEALVRWNHPTRGLLYPGTFISVAEETGMIIELGNRVLREACVQMRNWHDAGGPLIPVSVNLSSQQFHQSNLVEQVRQILFETGLSPQYLELEITESMMMDAIASIEILNQLTELGIRISLDDFGTGYSSFSYLKMFPIHKVKIDRSFIQDIAVNHSDRAIVSTMITMAKQLNMDVIAEGIETKGQLDILTEQDCNEVQGYYYSKPLPADEVEQIFFLPQRSGNVLTF, encoded by the coding sequence ATGGAACATACACTGGAACACAGTATTCAACATGGCATGGGTTCACATGATAACGTACTTGTCCTGATTTCATATTTGATTGCTGTTGCGGCTTCGTATAACGTTCTGGACCTCACGAGCAGAATTAACAAAGCCAGCGGTAGAAGTCGTTGGTTATGGCTATGTTTTGGCGCAATTGTCATGGGGATGGGCATCTGGTCCATGCATTTTGTCGGCATGATGGCGATGTCACTGCCATTCCCCGTTTCTTATGATCTTATCATTGTGCTGATCTCCGTGGCTGTAGCCATTGTGGCATCTTTGGTGGCGTTACTGGTGGTCTCCCGGCAGAGACTATCACTGTTACAGTTATTGGGCGGTGCCTGCCTGTTTGCGCTCGGTATCGTGTTGATGCATTATATCGGGATGTATGCGATGCAGGTGGAGATCCGATACGATGCCATGTATGTCGTGTTATCGGTCGTGATTGCGTGTGCTGCTTCAATTACAGCCCTGTGGTTATCGTTATATTTTCTTAAATCGGGTACACGTCATGATGTCTGGAAAAAGGTTGGAAGTGCCCTCATTATGGGAGGGGCCATTGCGGGCATGCATTATACAGGTATGATGGCAGTGCATATTGAATCGGACATGCCCCCGAACACGGTCATATCTTCATTAAACATGCTTTTGGACCAGAAGCGTCTGGCCTATTTTATTTCCATGGGTACGTTATTTACGCTGGGATTGTCGCTTGTTAGTCTGTACATATCAAGACTGTTTTCCAAACAGGAGTCGGAGAAGAAAGAGAACGAAAAATGGTATAGATCGCTCTATGAGCATAATCAGGATGGTATTATTTCCATTGATCTTCACATGCGAATTGTTGGAATTAATCCGGCAGCAGCCCGAATTGGTGGCATTAAGGAGAAACAATTAAAAGATCAATCCGTAAGTGCCCTGTTAACCATGATTGTGGAGGAGGATCGGGAACGCATCAGGCATATGTTCGGACGTGCTACGGATGGTGAAGAGATGAAGTACGAGACTGTCATCTATAGCACCAATCAGGAACGGGTTGAACTTGGTGTGGTGCTCGCACCCGTCATTGTAGATAAACAGGTGGTGGGAAACTATATCATCATGAAGGACATCACGGACGAAAAACGCGTAAAGGTGAGAAACTATCACCTGGCTTTTCACGATGAATTGACTGGACTGCCCAATCGCAGAATGTTTAATCAGAGGTTATCGGAAACGATGGAGTCGCATCGTTATGAGCAAAAGCAGTTTGCCGTCATGGTTCTTGATCTTGACCGATTCAAAGTTATTAATGACTCACTTGGACACATCTATGGAGATCTGTTTCTGCAGGAGATGAGCCGACGGATTAAGGATGAACTGAATGGTGAGGATGTAACGGTTGCCCGAATGGGTGGAGATGAGTTTGCAATTCTTGTTCATCAGTACACTAATCTTGGAGATATCACCCGCTTGGCGGAACGCATCATTCAGGCGATTGCGAAGCCTTGTTATCTAAAAGAGAGCGAGTTTTATGTTACGGGCAGCATTGGTATCGCCGTATTTCCGGACCATGGGCAAGATGCTGTAGAACTGCTGCAGCATGCAGATACGGCCATGTATGAAGTGAAAAAGAATGGCAAGAACGGATATCAGTTCTTCTCTGCCGCATTGCATCATGAGTTGCGGGAACGAATGATTTTGGAGAATGACCTTAGAAAAGCATTGGATCGAGGGGAATTCGTGTTACATTACCAACCTCAGATTCAGACAAGTGAAGTCAGCATGATTGGTGTCGAAGCCTTGGTACGGTGGAATCATCCGACCCGTGGATTATTGTATCCCGGCACGTTCATCTCGGTTGCAGAAGAGACGGGTATGATTATTGAGCTGGGTAATCGGGTGCTCCGGGAAGCTTGTGTTCAGATGCGGAATTGGCATGATGCAGGGGGACCTTTGATTCCGGTATCCGTGAATCTGTCCTCTCAGCAATTCCATCAATCCAATCTGGTGGAACAGGTTCGTCAGATTCTATTTGAAACGGGTTTGAGCCCGCAGTATCTGGAATTGGAAATCACGGAAAGCATGATGATGGATGCGATCGCTTCCATTGAAATTCTGAATCAATTAACCGAGCTTGGAATCCGGATCAGCTTGGACGATTTTGGAACAGGGTACAGTTCATTTAGTTATCTAAAAATGTTTCCGATTCACAAAGTGAAAATTGACCGCTCTTTTATCCAGGACATTGCGGTTAATCATAGCGATAGAGCCATTGTTTCGACTATGATTACAATGGCGAAACAATTGAATATGGATGTCATTGCAGAAGGCATTGAAACGAAGGGACAACTGGATATTCTGACCGAGCAGGATTGCAATGAGGTACAGGGGTACTACTACAGCAAGCCATTGCCAGCGGATGAGGTGGAGCAGATTTTCTTTTTGCCCCAGCGGTCAGGTAACGTATTGACGTTCTGA